Proteins encoded within one genomic window of Acidobacteriota bacterium:
- a CDS encoding NYN domain-containing protein: MAAFSMCARKPRTIVYVDGFNFYYGVVKNTGYKWLDFERYFTRLRANDDIRRIKYFTALVEPGARRVRQETFLNALQTRPLIETILGRFKRKRVKCMYPACTTTGLGDRVFDVPEEKRTDVNIAIHMLDDAYQGSCEQQILVSGDSDLVPALQMVRHRFPAIGTVVYVPARTQTRVELSSSEERPTTTETFR, from the coding sequence ATGGCCGCCTTTTCCATGTGTGCTCGCAAGCCCCGAACCATCGTGTACGTGGACGGCTTCAACTTCTACTATGGAGTCGTCAAGAACACCGGTTACAAGTGGCTCGATTTCGAACGGTACTTCACACGTCTCCGCGCCAACGACGACATTCGAAGGATCAAGTACTTCACGGCACTTGTAGAACCGGGTGCTCGCCGCGTACGTCAAGAGACCTTCCTGAACGCTCTGCAGACGCGCCCGCTCATCGAGACGATTCTGGGACGCTTCAAACGGAAGCGGGTCAAGTGCATGTACCCCGCTTGCACGACAACCGGGCTCGGCGACCGTGTGTTCGACGTGCCGGAAGAGAAGCGCACGGACGTCAACATCGCCATCCACATGCTCGACGACGCCTATCAAGGCTCGTGCGAGCAGCAGATACTCGTGAGCGGCGATTCTGACCTGGTTCCGGCGCTGCAGATGGTCCGGCACCGCTTCCCGGCCATCGGGACGGTCGTCTATGTCCCAGCGAGAACGCAGACCAGGGTAGAGCTTTCGAGCTCCGAGGAGCGGCCCACCACCACCGAGACCTTCCGCTGA
- a CDS encoding FtsX-like permease family protein encodes MDLITGKLRPGVSAARAEAGLTVLAAPRSAAEESEAVTLVPTASAALPFRSRAETERFVGLLVAVVGLVLLVGCANLAGLMLARNEHRRGEAAIRVALGVSRFRLLRLFLTETFLLAGSGSLAGLLVSVWLLQVVGRFVLPGGVSIGALDFEWSGSLVACGLVAAVATALLCGLMPALQILRIEALPVLQGHPMGGRAGAGRMRAVLLAGQVAMTLVLVIGAALFVRSLRAAVTADVGVDVDRIFYASVNFSTSRYEGARVASFYESLVARMGAVPGVERVTFGGLPLAGNSPGVRQVDVRGDTQHLLRMAHVFFCGPEYLPTVGLALRSGRDIGERDVAGAQPVALVNESLARQLWPGRSPLGERFTSMPLQDVLVVGVVSDGKYRGFREVGGFAIYLPWAQNRELASFNGTIIGRASRDAGSLVSLLQREIRAFDPGVPILGASTLEHRVLTLAMPQQMGASLLSGLGGLALVLAIMGVYGSVAYAVTRRTREVGIRIALGASSAAIVGTVLSRTLLHAGVGTAAGVGATFALTGLVEQFLFGVAPRDPATFVAVTGTIVLVILLAGLAPALRAARIAPAIALAE; translated from the coding sequence TTGGATCTCATCACCGGAAAGCTGAGACCGGGAGTGAGCGCCGCCCGCGCCGAAGCGGGGCTCACCGTGCTCGCCGCCCCGCGCTCCGCGGCCGAGGAGTCCGAAGCGGTGACGCTCGTGCCGACCGCGTCGGCGGCCCTGCCGTTCCGGTCCCGGGCGGAGACGGAACGCTTCGTCGGCCTGCTCGTCGCCGTGGTCGGTCTGGTTCTCCTCGTGGGGTGCGCGAATCTGGCCGGGCTGATGCTGGCGCGGAACGAGCACCGGCGGGGGGAGGCCGCGATCCGGGTGGCTCTCGGCGTGAGCCGGTTCCGCCTGCTGCGGCTCTTTCTCACCGAGACGTTCCTGCTCGCGGGCAGCGGTTCGCTCGCCGGCCTGCTGGTCTCGGTCTGGCTGTTGCAGGTGGTGGGCCGGTTCGTGCTGCCGGGAGGCGTTTCGATTGGCGCGCTGGACTTCGAGTGGTCCGGGTCGCTGGTGGCTTGCGGTCTGGTTGCGGCTGTCGCGACAGCACTTCTCTGCGGACTCATGCCGGCGCTGCAGATCCTGCGCATCGAGGCCCTGCCCGTATTGCAGGGGCACCCGATGGGCGGGCGCGCAGGAGCCGGGCGCATGCGCGCGGTGCTGTTGGCGGGACAGGTCGCAATGACCCTCGTGCTCGTGATCGGGGCGGCGCTGTTCGTCCGCAGCTTGCGCGCCGCCGTGACGGCGGACGTCGGCGTCGATGTCGACCGGATCTTCTATGCGTCGGTGAACTTCTCGACGTCGCGCTACGAGGGAGCGCGGGTGGCGAGCTTCTACGAGTCGCTGGTCGCTCGGATGGGCGCGGTTCCGGGCGTCGAGCGCGTGACCTTCGGCGGTCTTCCGCTGGCGGGCAACTCGCCGGGCGTTCGGCAGGTCGATGTTCGCGGGGATACGCAGCACCTGCTTCGAATGGCCCATGTCTTCTTCTGTGGTCCGGAGTACCTCCCGACTGTGGGGTTGGCGCTGCGGTCGGGGCGGGACATCGGCGAACGGGACGTCGCGGGGGCGCAGCCGGTAGCGCTCGTCAATGAATCCCTCGCTCGGCAGCTCTGGCCGGGCCGGAGCCCTCTCGGCGAGCGCTTCACCTCCATGCCGCTGCAGGACGTGCTGGTGGTGGGCGTCGTCAGCGACGGCAAGTACCGCGGGTTCCGTGAGGTCGGGGGATTCGCCATCTACCTTCCGTGGGCGCAGAATCGCGAACTCGCCAGCTTCAACGGAACCATCATCGGCCGCGCCTCCCGCGACGCCGGTTCCCTCGTTTCCCTGCTGCAGCGGGAGATCCGCGCCTTCGACCCGGGCGTGCCGATCCTCGGAGCGTCCACGCTGGAGCACCGCGTTCTGACCCTCGCGATGCCGCAGCAGATGGGCGCCTCGTTGCTGAGTGGACTGGGCGGCCTGGCGCTGGTCCTGGCGATCATGGGGGTCTACGGCTCGGTCGCGTACGCCGTGACCCGCCGGACGCGGGAGGTCGGCATCCGGATCGCTCTCGGGGCGAGCAGCGCGGCGATTGTCGGAACGGTGTTGTCGAGAACGCTGCTCCATGCCGGCGTCGGAACCGCGGCCGGCGTCGGGGCGACGTTCGCACTCACCGGCCTCGTCGAGCAGTTCCTGTTCGGCGTGGCGCCGCGCGATCCGGCGACGTTCGTCGCCGTGACGGGGACAATCGTGCTGGTCATCCTGCTCGCCGGCCTGGCCCCCGCGCTGCGCGCCGCCCGTATCGCGCCGGCCATCGCCCTGGCCGAGTAG
- a CDS encoding NIPSNAP family protein: protein MRKWQILAFVGFTFGIIGSGWAIAEQQRAASQVYELRVYKTTPGNREALANRFRDHTAAMFERAGMTNVGYWNAVTGDDVEDTFVYMLAYPSREARDEMWRELATFEDFQEIIIAVERDENRALVDSIRARILEPTSYSALK from the coding sequence ATGCGCAAGTGGCAGATTCTCGCGTTCGTCGGGTTCACGTTCGGGATCATCGGCAGCGGCTGGGCGATCGCCGAGCAGCAGCGCGCGGCATCCCAGGTCTACGAGCTGCGCGTCTACAAGACGACGCCGGGCAACCGGGAGGCGCTGGCGAACCGCTTCCGCGACCACACGGCGGCGATGTTCGAGCGGGCCGGCATGACGAACGTCGGCTACTGGAACGCGGTGACGGGCGACGACGTCGAGGATACCTTCGTCTACATGCTCGCGTATCCATCCCGCGAGGCGCGCGACGAGATGTGGCGGGAGCTCGCCACCTTCGAGGACTTCCAGGAGATCATCATCGCGGTCGAGCGGGACGAGAACCGCGCGCTGGTCGACAGCATCCGCGCGCGGATCCTGGAGCCGACATCGTACTCTGCGCTGAAGTAG